The Paenibacillus sp. YPG26 genome includes a window with the following:
- a CDS encoding ATP-grasp domain-containing protein, with product MKNILLVSDLGGFPPALESLAKIANVYVYIPRPSAVTSRYMSSINRYAAGIIKESSAHSSRGYDHPEWVTFTGAEAYTLTEDEIVDQIIRYAQIFEAEAIIFGGAENMVLSVAKAAEALGLRSAGVEAARRARNKYTMRDRFRSAGVPSPDFRAIYSEGDMLAAVSELGYPLVLKPTYLACSIGVTLLDGSRSPVEVFREVQRDIQENTGDSLLFNEECLFLVEKYMEGCNADWYGDELYADYVSVEGMMVNGVYHPVAITDKTPMLSSFTETSHLVPSVLDNEAQSIIVEACRKANESLGLENCPTHTEVKLMKNRQVGIIETAARFGGWNIIPQINDVYGLDMTRIWAEVLLYGSSPDLPDHLLQASSKARCNMRIYLEDNPLDPALKYHYSGYEKLNHLLDDGVLIRTETEIPRGTLVSSNPHLNAMSFVSTLDLEGAHPRALAQSVSNIRKGVQLRVTEIEGQKAEVKV from the coding sequence ATGAAAAATATTTTGCTAGTCAGTGACCTGGGAGGATTTCCGCCAGCTCTGGAATCACTGGCTAAGATCGCCAACGTGTACGTTTATATTCCCCGGCCGAGCGCGGTGACAAGCAGATATATGTCTTCCATTAACCGTTATGCTGCTGGAATCATAAAAGAAAGCTCCGCGCATAGTTCCCGAGGATATGACCATCCCGAGTGGGTGACATTCACGGGGGCCGAAGCTTATACACTAACGGAAGATGAAATCGTGGACCAAATTATTCGCTATGCGCAAATATTCGAAGCGGAAGCCATTATATTCGGCGGGGCGGAGAACATGGTACTGTCCGTTGCGAAGGCGGCCGAAGCCCTTGGATTGCGCTCAGCAGGGGTGGAGGCCGCACGCCGGGCCCGGAATAAATATACTATGAGGGATAGATTTCGTAGTGCCGGGGTTCCATCGCCGGATTTCCGCGCAATATATTCTGAGGGAGATATGCTTGCAGCTGTCAGTGAGCTTGGCTATCCCTTGGTGCTCAAGCCGACATATCTGGCCTGCTCTATCGGGGTTACCCTCCTGGATGGAAGCCGCAGCCCCGTTGAAGTATTCCGGGAAGTTCAGCGGGACATTCAGGAGAACACGGGGGACTCACTCCTGTTCAATGAAGAATGCTTGTTCCTGGTAGAAAAGTACATGGAGGGCTGCAATGCGGATTGGTACGGAGATGAGCTCTATGCAGACTATGTCTCCGTAGAGGGAATGATGGTAAATGGAGTATATCATCCTGTAGCCATTACGGATAAGACGCCCATGCTTTCTTCATTTACAGAGACCTCACATCTTGTTCCGAGTGTTCTGGATAACGAAGCACAGAGCATCATAGTGGAGGCTTGCCGCAAAGCCAATGAAAGCCTGGGGCTTGAGAATTGCCCGACACATACAGAGGTCAAGCTGATGAAGAACAGGCAGGTAGGGATCATAGAAACAGCAGCACGCTTCGGAGGATGGAACATCATCCCGCAGATTAACGATGTGTACGGTCTTGATATGACCCGGATATGGGCTGAAGTCCTGCTCTATGGAAGTTCACCGGATCTGCCGGACCATTTGCTGCAAGCCTCGAGTAAGGCACGCTGTAATATGCGTATTTATTTGGAGGATAATCCCTTAGATCCCGCGCTCAAATACCACTATTCCGGTTATGAGAAGCTGAATCATCTTCTGGATGATGGCGTTCTTATCCGTACGGAGACAGAAATTCCGCGCGGAACTCTAGTTAGCAGTAACCCTCATCTGAATGCTATGAGCTTTGTATCCACTTTGGATTTGGAAGGTGCACATCCGCGGGCCTTGGCACAGTCGGTCTCTAATATCCGTAAGGGAGTCCAGCTGCGGGTCACTGAAATCGAAGGTCAGAAGGCCGAGGTCAAAGTCTAG
- a CDS encoding ATP-grasp domain-containing protein — MKEGKVIVVIHRFGDYVLGGFVNYARVIDHSLNRVVYLVNARGHQDIREYREQAAGVHELSDIEDYPSLEAAMQTTVEEYGQVDLIIAMSEFDLINAAKLRTRFNIPGTSEEKISLYRDKIVMKERLQRDGLRIPKFLDYQTPEEAISFAEDTGYPIILKPKLGAASKGVSKAHNRAELEEILADIDKANEAASFQCEEFVTGPIFHIDGLIQQGELQFIAISQYVNGCFAFSQGMPNGSFIVTDRLDLRNRMTSFTEEVLRSLELRNGCFHLEVIDRNGQEAVFLEIGARMGGAETPFLTLELYGVNLCEEWIRIELGTFEKLSVPETGVHGGLLQFPEPPCVPAEVVHVTSIKGLIPEIFHEQIPKPGEIMDGQGSYYHISGRYMFRGNSEAEVEAAIHKAIEIFHIEAKPLEPSSV; from the coding sequence ATGAAGGAAGGCAAAGTGATCGTCGTGATTCACCGTTTCGGGGACTATGTTCTTGGCGGGTTTGTTAACTATGCCCGTGTCATTGATCACAGCTTGAATCGGGTAGTGTATCTGGTCAATGCCAGAGGACATCAGGATATTCGTGAATACAGGGAACAGGCGGCCGGTGTTCATGAACTGTCTGATATCGAAGATTACCCGTCGTTGGAAGCAGCAATGCAGACTACAGTGGAAGAGTATGGTCAAGTTGATCTGATTATTGCTATGTCTGAATTTGACCTGATTAACGCGGCTAAATTGCGGACGAGATTCAACATTCCGGGTACTTCCGAAGAGAAGATCTCCTTGTATCGAGATAAAATTGTCATGAAAGAGAGGCTCCAGAGGGATGGCCTGCGGATTCCTAAGTTTCTGGACTATCAGACGCCGGAGGAGGCCATATCTTTCGCTGAAGATACCGGCTATCCAATTATACTTAAGCCTAAGCTCGGTGCTGCAAGCAAGGGAGTGAGCAAAGCCCATAATCGGGCGGAGCTGGAAGAGATCCTTGCTGATATTGATAAGGCGAACGAAGCCGCGAGCTTCCAGTGTGAAGAGTTCGTAACGGGGCCAATCTTCCATATCGACGGATTAATTCAGCAGGGCGAGCTGCAATTTATAGCCATATCACAATATGTGAACGGGTGCTTTGCTTTTTCTCAAGGGATGCCCAATGGTTCGTTTATTGTGACGGACAGGCTGGACTTAAGGAACCGGATGACGAGCTTTACGGAAGAGGTTCTGCGGTCCCTTGAACTCCGTAATGGGTGCTTTCATCTGGAGGTCATCGACCGAAATGGGCAGGAAGCGGTATTTCTTGAGATCGGGGCACGGATGGGAGGCGCGGAGACCCCTTTCCTAACACTCGAATTATACGGGGTTAATTTGTGTGAAGAATGGATCCGTATCGAACTTGGGACCTTCGAGAAATTATCGGTTCCCGAGACGGGGGTTCATGGCGGCCTGCTGCAGTTCCCGGAGCCTCCTTGCGTTCCGGCAGAAGTGGTTCACGTAACCAGCATCAAAGGCTTGATCCCGGAGATATTCCATGAGCAAATTCCAAAGCCTGGAGAAATTATGGACGGACAAGGCTCGTATTACCATATCAGCGGGAGATACATGTTCCGGGGAAATAGCGAAGCGGAGGTTGAAGCTGCAATTCACAAAGCGATTGAGATATTCCATATTGAGGCCAAGCCATTAGAGCCTTCATCAGTATAA
- a CDS encoding DMT family transporter, with product MRSSFKAYIAMSFAMFTVGSSIVVGKWVTLVFPVFLASLLRFGLASVLLFLILLFKEGIPRVTGREVLLLLLQSLTGIFLFNICLLIGLKWAPAVEGGIITSTTPLVISVLSVILFKDKIPARAWSGVLLAVIGIAIIRLLEAPGSSAEPEGFSWQGYALLSVAVVSEALFTLIGKRLSSTLSPLAITTYVTILGFVLFLPVGLYQAAIYDFSIPAARDWLSLVYLAVVVTVIGFVLWYYGVSAVPTSTSASFTGLIAVSSLVLSSLLLHEPMGWNHLLGMVIVMGAIILSARPGRQSTLADRSSGL from the coding sequence ATGAGAAGCAGCTTCAAAGCATACATTGCGATGTCTTTTGCCATGTTCACGGTAGGCAGCTCTATCGTGGTGGGCAAATGGGTAACGCTGGTCTTTCCTGTATTTCTCGCTTCTCTATTAAGATTCGGACTGGCATCCGTTCTTTTGTTCTTGATTCTTCTGTTCAAGGAGGGCATACCCAGAGTTACGGGCAGAGAGGTTCTTCTTCTACTGTTGCAATCGTTAACCGGGATCTTCTTATTCAATATTTGCCTGCTGATTGGTCTTAAATGGGCTCCGGCAGTTGAAGGGGGGATTATAACCAGCACCACACCGCTTGTAATCTCCGTGCTTTCAGTAATCCTGTTTAAAGACAAAATCCCGGCGAGAGCCTGGTCTGGTGTACTTCTTGCTGTCATCGGAATAGCGATCATTCGACTGCTGGAAGCACCCGGTTCTTCCGCTGAACCAGAAGGATTTTCCTGGCAAGGCTATGCATTGCTGAGTGTAGCGGTTGTAAGCGAGGCACTTTTTACGCTCATTGGAAAAAGGCTATCAAGCACATTGTCTCCCCTGGCTATAACCACCTATGTAACGATTTTGGGATTTGTCTTGTTTCTCCCGGTTGGCCTCTATCAGGCAGCGATATATGATTTCAGCATTCCTGCAGCAAGGGATTGGCTTAGCCTTGTCTATTTGGCTGTTGTCGTAACTGTAATAGGTTTTGTGCTTTGGTATTACGGCGTTTCGGCAGTACCCACGAGTACTTCGGCATCCTTTACTGGGCTAATAGCTGTATCTTCGCTTGTACTGTCAAGCCTTCTGCTGCATGAACCGATGGGCTGGAATCATCTGCTGGGCATGGTGATCGTCATGGGTGCAATTATTTTATCTGCCCGTCCTGGAAGACAATCGACACTTGCTGATCGATCATCAGGTCTGTGA